From one Equus asinus isolate D_3611 breed Donkey chromosome 5, EquAss-T2T_v2, whole genome shotgun sequence genomic stretch:
- the PPP1R2 gene encoding protein phosphatase inhibitor 2: MAASTASHRPIKGILKNKSSTTSSVVASAEQPGRSVDEELSKKSQKWDEMNILATYHPADKDYGLMKIDEPSTPYHSMVGDDEDALSDSETTEALTPDILAKKLAAAEGSEPKCRLHEQESSGDEDSDLSPEEQEKKRQFEMKRKLHYNEGLNIKLARQLISKDLHEDEEDEEMSETATGESVNMEASNEGSTISDQLQDTSQSS; encoded by the exons ATGGCGGCCTCGACGGCCTCGCACCGGCCCATCAAGGGGATCCTGAAGAACAAGAGCTCCACGACTTCCTCGGTGGTGGCCTCGGCCGAGCAGCCCGGCAGGAGCGTCGACGAAGAGCTGAG taaaaaatCCCAGAAGTGGGATGAGATGAACATCCTGGCAACATATCATCCAGCAGACAAAGACTATGGTTTAATGAAAATAGATGAACCCAGCACTCCTTACCATAG TATGGTCGGTGATGATGAAGATGCATTGAGTGATTCAGAAACCACTGAAGCCCTGACCCCAGATATCTTAGCTAAGAA ATTAGCTGCTGCTGAAGGCTCGGAGCCAAAGTGTCGGCTTCATGAACAAGAAAGCAGTGGAGATGAGGATAGTGACCTCTCACCTGAAGAAcaag AAAAAAAGCGACAGTTTGAAATGAAAAGGAAGCTTCACTACAATGAAGGACTGAATATTAAATTAGCCAGACAATTAATTTCAAAAGACCTCCATGAGGATGAGGAAGATGAAGAAATGTCAGAGACTGCAACTGGAGAAAGTGTGAATATGGAAGCATCAAATGAAG GATCTACTATAAGTGACCAACTGCAAGACACATCACAGAGTTCATAG